A region of Ananas comosus cultivar F153 unplaced genomic scaffold, ASM154086v1, whole genome shotgun sequence DNA encodes the following proteins:
- the LOC109706073 gene encoding uncharacterized protein LOC109706073, whose translation MARTLGRTIAAPLLSVNLIMYIIVVGFASWSLNYFINGQTNYPGVAGNSATFYFLVFAILAGVVGVASKLAGAYHIRAWRSDSLAAAASSSIIAWAITALAFGLACKEINIGGYRGWRLRVLEAFIIILAFTQLLYVLLLHAGMLSSKYGPGYRDPDYGMGGGAGPGAEPKGTRI comes from the exons ATGGCTAGGACGCTGGGAAGGACCATAGCAGCTCCGCTGCTGTCGGTCAACCTGATCATGTACATAATAGTTGTGGGCTTCGCCAGTTGGAGCCTAAACTACTTCATTAACGGCCAGACTAACTACCCCG GGGTGGCTGGAAACAGTGCGACTTTCTACTTCCTTGTGTTTGCCATCCTCGCCGGGGTAGTCGGAGTTGCGTCGAAGCTTGCTGGTGCCTACCACATTCGCGCATGGAGGAGTGATAGCCTTGCTGCTGCCGCCTCATCCTCCATCATTGCATGGGCTATCACTGCTTTGGCTTTTGG GCTGGCATGCAAGGAGATAAACATAGGAGGATACAGAGGGTGGAGGCTGAGGGTGTTGGAGGCATTCATCATAATCTTGGCTTTCACCCAGCTGCTTTACGTGTTGCTTCTCCATGCGGGGATGCTCAGCAGCAAGTACGGGCCGGGCTATCGTGATCCTGACTATGGCATGGGAGGAGGCGCTGGTCCGGGAGCTGAGCCCAAGGGAACCAGGATCTAA